The window AAACGCGAAATCAAAGTTGCACATAGTCCCGATTCGGACGACGCTTTTATGTTTTACGGCCTCGCCACCGACAAGCTCGATACCGGCGAATTGAACTTCACGCACGTGCTCAAAGACATCCAGTCGCTCAATCAGATTGCGATGACGACGCGCGATTTTGACGTGACCGCCGTCTCGTTCCACGCCTACGCCTACATCGCTGAGCATTACGCGCTGTTGCCGCACGGCGCGAGCATCGGCGACGGGTACGGCCCGCTGGTCGTGGCGCGCGAACCGTTCCCGGCCAGCGAACTCAAAAACAAACGCATCGCCATTCCAGGCGAATTGACCAGCGCCTTTCTGGCCTTGCGGCTGCATACGCCGGAATTTGAATACGTGGTCGAACCCTTTGACGGCATCATCGAACTCGTGGCCGAGGGCAAATACGACGCGGGCCTGCTGATTCACGAAGGCCAATTGACCTTTCACGAGCAGGGCCTGGACAAGATCGTAGACCTGGGCGCGTGGTGGCTGAAAGAAACAGGTTTGCCGTTGCCGATGGGCGGCAATGCGATCAAACGCGACCTTGGGCCGGAGTTGCAAAAACAGGTTTCGTACTGGCTGCACCGCTCGATCCAGTTTTCGATGGACAACCGCGAGGACGCGCTCAATTACGCCATGCAATTCGCCCGCGACATGCCCGTCGAGACGGCGGACAAGTTCGTCGCGATGTGGGTCAACAAGAGCACGCTCGGTTACACCGACCGTGACCGGCAAGGTGTGCAGTTGTTGCTCGATGAAGGGTACCGCAAGGGTGTGATTCCACGGCAGGTGACGATTGAGTTCGTAGGCTAGGGCGTCTGCCAAGTGTGGTGGAAGGTTAGTATTTGGCCCGATGCCCAATCCGTTGGAGCGGGAGTTCAAACCACTGCAATGAAAGCCACGCCAGCGACACGCTGAGAGCAAATGCAATTAGAGAAATGGCTGCATCTTTCAGCCGGTACACAGCAGGTGGCTCTTTGCGCACCCAGTAATAGACCAGCCCGATCACTGCCTGGTGCACCATGTACAACCCATAAGAGATTGCACCAAACCAGCGCAAGACCGAACTTTGCAAAACTGCCCGAAACCAGCCTTGATTGAGTAATGCGAGTAGTAACGCCAGCACATAAAATGCCGCCAACCAAAGAGGCGTAAGCGGACCAAGAAGCGGCTCTACTGACAAATACACGGTCCCAAGCCCAAGTATTAATGCGACCACCATCAGTCCAAGTTGGCGCTGCTGGTAAATTTCAAGAAAGCCTGGCTGCCGAATCAACAGCGCCAGCAGTACCCCGCTCATCAACGCATCGCCGCGCCACGGAGTAAGCACAAGCGCGTGAAAGCCTGGCCAGAGCCAGCGCAGCAAGGGCGCGGCAGCGATGAGCGCAACCACAATCGCCATTAGTGCGCGGCGCGGCAGCCAGTAAACCAACAAGGGCACGGCGAAATAGAACTGTTCCTCAACCGCAAGCGACCAGGTGATGCCCAGCCAGTTCGCGCCGTGCGTTTCGCGCAAGGACATGGCGATGTTTTGTGTGAATGTGGCGTAACTCCAGAGCGGCATGGGGCGCGCAAAAAGCCAATCGGATGCAATTACCGCTTGGAAAATAGGGAAAAGCGCGAGCAAGAGGAAATATAGTGGGAAGATGCGAAAGATACGACGCGTGTAAAACGCGCGAAAGTAGCGTTCAGAGTCCCGGTTATCTAAAAGGATCCCGCCAATCAGAAAGCCACTCAACACAAAGAAAAGATCCACGCCACTCTGACTGAAAAATAACAGGCGAATGCTGTAGGCCGGTAAGATCGTGACTTGGCAGACAACATAATGCCAAACGACCACCATCAGCACGGCGATGCCGCGCAGACCGTCAAGTTGGGGGATTCGTTGCTGAGACATGGCCGCGAATGCTACGCACACCTTTTTTATTTGGCAAGCCTCTGCGGGCGGTTGGCAGCGTTGAAAAGAAAAAGCTCTTTCCAATCTGTTGCGTTGGCGCGCCTCCATAAGTAACGACGCCCGTGCTTCCGATTTTCATAACGAAAAGGCTGGCAAAGTTTGCTACTGCAACTTTGCCAGCCTTTTTTTGCCTGACAACGTTTCACTAAACGTAATTGATTAGTGGGTGCCGCGCCCGCCAGAGAGTTAGCAGATCGCCCGCCGTGACGGAGAATCAAAATCAAACAACTAAGTTAACCTAACTTGCCAAATAAATGCCTTGCTCAAGGCAAATGCAATGACGAACAAGGTCGCCTTGAGCGGGCAGCCTGACGTGGTGACAGCGTGAATCC is drawn from Acidobacteriota bacterium and contains these coding sequences:
- a CDS encoding acyltransferase, whose amino-acid sequence is MSQQRIPQLDGLRGIAVLMVVVWHYVVCQVTILPAYSIRLLFFSQSGVDLFFVLSGFLIGGILLDNRDSERYFRAFYTRRIFRIFPLYFLLLALFPIFQAVIASDWLFARPMPLWSYATFTQNIAMSLRETHGANWLGITWSLAVEEQFYFAVPLLVYWLPRRALMAIVVALIAAAPLLRWLWPGFHALVLTPWRGDALMSGVLLALLIRQPGFLEIYQQRQLGLMVVALILGLGTVYLSVEPLLGPLTPLWLAAFYVLALLLALLNQGWFRAVLQSSVLRWFGAISYGLYMVHQAVIGLVYYWVRKEPPAVYRLKDAAISLIAFALSVSLAWLSLQWFELPLQRIGHRAKY
- a CDS encoding ABC transporter substrate-binding protein, whose amino-acid sequence is MTKREIKVAHSPDSDDAFMFYGLATDKLDTGELNFTHVLKDIQSLNQIAMTTRDFDVTAVSFHAYAYIAEHYALLPHGASIGDGYGPLVVAREPFPASELKNKRIAIPGELTSAFLALRLHTPEFEYVVEPFDGIIELVAEGKYDAGLLIHEGQLTFHEQGLDKIVDLGAWWLKETGLPLPMGGNAIKRDLGPELQKQVSYWLHRSIQFSMDNREDALNYAMQFARDMPVETADKFVAMWVNKSTLGYTDRDRQGVQLLLDEGYRKGVIPRQVTIEFVG